The Argiope bruennichi chromosome 9, qqArgBrue1.1, whole genome shotgun sequence genome contains a region encoding:
- the LOC129984680 gene encoding smad nuclear interacting protein 1-like, with amino-acid sequence MKESNHKSRKHSKNDQYEKRHNSREESTDKYRNVLKERHCRDDLEYDRNGKNHCRNDLEYDRNEKNHCRDDLEYDRNGKNHCSNSTKHHSDSNKEKHRSSEHKNHHNHPKSVISSGKKEDKKHKRSAHRIKEVDDESYEELSRKKRRIESELHALDLEEAAAREAESKKTQKQPSDVNKRKLEPVRVKEEPVRVKEEPVRIKEEPISDDERNKRSKDKTKNKSVPNDNKSKKSKPQSSKSSGDDEKWGNSSSESKKPDKPKEKPNFAVSGKLAEDTNMYNGVVIKYNEPAEARKPKKRWRLYPFKGDTNLPFIPVHRQSAYLFGRTRSIADIPIDHPSCSKQHAVLQFRLVTYKREDGTTGRRVRPYIIDLESSNGTFVNNKKIDPRCYVELMEKDVVKFGFSSREYVLLHEESQFDAEDEDVILESE; translated from the exons atgaaagaaagtaaTCATAAGTCAAGAAAGCATAGTAAAAATGATCAATATGAGAAAAGGCATAATAGTAGAGAGGAATCCACTGATAAATATCGCAATGTGTTAAAGGAACGACATTGCAGGGATGATTTAGAGTACGACAGGAATGGAAAAAACCATTGCAGAAATGATTTAGAGTATGACAGGAATGAAAAAAACCATTGCAGAGATGATTTAGAGTATGACAGGAATGGAAAAAACCATTGCAGTAACTCAACTAAACACCACTCTGATTCTAACAAAGAAAAACATAGATCATCCGAACACAAAAATCATCATAATCATCCAAAATCTGTCATCTCATCTGgtaaaaaagaagacaaaaagcACAAAAGATCAGCTCATCGTATTAAAGAAGTAGATGACGAGTCATATGAAGAGTTGTCTCGAAAAAAACGCAGAATAGAATCAGAATTACATGCTTTAGATTTAGAAGAGGCTGCTGCTAGAGAAGCTGAGAGTAAGAAAACTCAGAA gcAGCCTTCTGATGTCAACAAAAGAAAACTAGAACCAGTCCGAGTGAAGGAAGAACCTGTTCGTGTGAAAGAAGAGCCTGTTCGTATAAAGGAAGAACCTATCAGTGATGATGAGCGAAATAAACGGTCAAAAGATAAAACCAAAAACAAATCAGTGCCAAATGACAACAAAAGTAAAAAGTCCAAACCTCAGTCTTCAAAATCTTCTGGTGATGATGAAAAATGGGGAAATTCTTCATCGGAATCCAAAAAGCCAGATAAACCGAAAGAAAAACCTAATTTTGCTGTGTCGGGAAAACTTGCTGAGGACACTAATATGTATAATGGTGTTGTCATTAAATACAATGAGCCTGCAGAAGCTCGCAAACCTAAGAAAAGATGGCGTTTATATCCCTTCAAAGGAGATACAAATTTACCATTCATCCCAGTTCATAGACAGAGTGCATATCTTTTCGGTCGAACACGGTCCATTGCTGATATACCCATTGATCATCCATCTTGTTCCAAACAACATGCTGTGCTGCAATTCAGATTGGTTACTTACAAGCGTGAAGATGGTACAACAGGTCGCAGAGTTCGGCCTTATATAATAGATTTGGAATCTTCAAATGGAACATTtgtgaacaataaaaaaattgatccaCGCTGCTATGTGGAGTTGATGGAAAAAGATGTCGTAAAGTTTGGCTTCAGCTCTCGCGAATATGTTTTACTTCATGAAGAATCCCAGTTTGATGCAGAGGATGAAGATGTTATACTTGAGTCGGAATAG